ATCGAGGAACTCTGCGCGGCGGGCATGTCACTGCTCGTCATTTCATCAGAGTTCGATGAACTCGTGACCTATAGCCACCGCGTGATCGTCGTGCGCGACCGCCACCATGTCGCGGAATTGATCGGTTCGGAAATCACGACGGAAAACATGGTCTCGGCCATTGCAGCATCGGGCAGGGGAGCCGCGGCATGAATATATCTCTCGACCTGCTGAAGCGAATCGCCCCGCAAATAGCCGTGCTGGGTATTGTCCTCTTGCTGATTGCGGTGGTGTTCCCGGGCTTCTTCGATATCAGCGTCGCGAACGGTCGTCTGTTTGGCAGCCCGATCGATATCCTTAACCGCGGTGCGCCGGTTGCACTACTGGCCATCGGCATGACGCTTGTCATCGCGACAGGCGGGATTGATCTATCGGTTGGCGCCATCATGGCGATCGCGGGCGCGGTGGCGGCGTCGGCCATCGATCAGGAAATGGGGCTGGCGACGGCTTTGGGGCTGGCCCTTGGGGCGGGGCTTCTCTGCGGAATCTGGAACGGTTTTCTGATCGCGATCCTGGGCATTCAGCCGATTGTCGCCACCCTGACCCTGATGGTCGCGGGCCGCGGTATCGCCCAGCTCATTACGGAAGGAGCTATCCTGACCTTCACGCATGAGGGATTGATCTATATCGGCGCGGGGGCGTTCATGGCGATTCCAATGCCGGTTCTGATCTGGATCGCCGTCGGGATCGCTTTTGCGATGGTTGTCCGTCGAACGGCATTGGGGCTTCTCATCGAATCGATCGGTGTCAACCGTCGGGCGAGCATGCTGGCGGGGATTAACACACGTGTCCTGCTGGTTGCTGTTTACATGGCATCCGGTCTTTGCGCTGCAGTGGCCGGCGTAATCGCGGCTGCAGATATACAGGGCGCGGATGCCAACAACGCGGGCTTGTGGTTGGAAATCGATGCGATTCTCGCCGTGGTGATCGGCGGCACATCGTTGCTCGGCGGGCGGTTCTCGATCCTCGCATCGCTCATCGGCGCGATGATCATCCAAGCCGTCAACACGGGAATTCTACTGTCCGGTTTCCCGCCTGAGTTCAACCTCGTTATCAAGGCAACCATTATCCTCGTCATTCTCGTCCTGCAGTCGCCGCGGGCCATGGCGGCCTTTCGCACAGTTCGGACCAAGCGAAAGAACGTGGTAAATGGGGAGAGCATCGTCCAATGAACACGCGCACGCTTCCTCTCATGGCGACCATCGCCATCTTTCTCGTGGCCTATGCGGTGTGCTACGCGCAGTTTCCCGCGATGCTTTCCACGCGGGTCATCGGCAATCTGATGACGGACAACGCGTTCCTCGGAATTGTCGCGGTCGGCATGACGTTCGTCATCCTGTCCGGAGGGATCGACCTGTCGGTCGGCTCGGTGGTCGCGTTCTCGGGGGTGTTCATCGCCGTTGTTCTGCGCGACACTTCCCTGCCGCCGCTCCTGGTGTTCGCGCTCCTTCTCGTCATGACGACGGCGTTCGGGGCCTGCATGGGGGCGCTGATCCACTATCTTGAGATGCCGCCCTTCATCGTCACATTGGCGGGAATGTTCCTGGCGCGGGGGGCGGCCTACGTGCTGACGCTGGACTCTGTGCCGATCGACCATGCGTTCTTTGATCAGCTCCAGGGCATGTATTACCTGATGCCGGGGAAAGGCCGGTTGACACTTATAGGCGGCCTGATGGCGCTCGTTGTTTTGATGGGTATGTTGGTGGCGCACCGGACGAAGTTCGGAACGAACGTCTATGCCTTGGGGGGCGGCCTGCAGACCGCCAAACTCATGGGTGTGCCGGTCGGGCGTACGATGATTCGGATCTATGGGATGTCGGGCTTCTTGGCCGGGCTGGCGGGGATTGTGTTCTCGATCTACACCTCAGCGGGCTATCCGCTGGCGACCGTCGGTGTCGAGCTGGATGCGATCGCCGCCGTTGTGATCGGGGGGACATTGCTGACCGGCGGCGCCGGGTTTGTATTCGGCACCTTCATTGGCGTGATGATCATGGGCTTGATCCAGACCTACATTATCTTCGACGGCACCCTTTCAAGCTGGTGGACCAAAATCGTAGTTGGTATTCTCCTTTTTTCTTTTATCGTTCTGCAAAAGGCTTTGGTCTGGATATCGAGCCGGGAGCGGGCGAGGGCGCGACTTAGGGAGACGGGTTAGATGGCGTTGCTCAAATCGGCAATGGCAGGACGGGCCTCGCGAAACAATCACACATTCGTGGTCAATGAGCTGGGGGCTGCGATTGTCGGTGGAGAAATCCCGGTCGGAACACTATTGCCCCCGGATAGTGAACTCGAGGAACGGTTCGATGTATCGCGGACCGTCCTGCGCGAAGCCATGAAGACATTGGCGGCGAAAGGACTGGTCTATCCTCGCGCACGGGTGGGAACACGGGTCAATGACAGTACGAAATGGAACCTTCTCGATGCGGACGTCCTCGGTTGGTATTTTGCCATAGGTATTACTGATGAGCTGTTACGTCACCTTTGTGAAATGCGGCTTTCGTTCGAACCATTCGCCGCGAGTCTCGCTGCGGCGAATGCCTGCGCGGAAGATATCGCGGCCCTGAAGGCCTTCGCCGATAAGATGGCGGCCTCCTGTTCGAATGAGGCGTTCGCGATGGCGGATCTCGATTTTCATCTGACGCTTCTCGCCGCGTCAGGGAATCCTTTCATGTATTCGGTGGGCAATCTGATCGAGGCGGCCCTGACGCTGGCCTTCGAGACGAGTTCGCCAGCCGAGGATCCTGAAAGACGGTTGAAGGTCGCGCATTCTCACCGCCTTGTGGCGGAAGCGATCGAGGTGCGCGATGGAACGGCCGCCACCAAGGCAATGGAAGCGGTTATTAGGGAGGGCGCCCGCCGCATTTCAAAAAATATAGAGGAGCGGGCGTGAACGGGGCGCGTCAAGACGTTCCAGGAGTGCCGGACATTGAAGCCGTGGCGATCTCCGGGCATGGCCTGTCGGCGCGCTTCCTCAACTACGGTGCAACGCTTCAGGACCTCAGATTGGCGAGCGTCGATCGATCGCTGGTGCTGGGCTTCGATGAACCGGTGGATTATCTACGCCATGCCGATCAGTATTTCGGGGCGATGGCCGGGCGCTACGCGAATCGGATATGCGAGGGACGGGCTGTCATCGGCGGCCGGGCTGTTCAGCTTGACCGGAATTTTCTCGACCGGCATCTGCTCCATGGGGGGCGCGACGGCAGTTCAATGCGTGTCTGGCGGGTGGCAAGCAGGACGACCTCCTCAGTCACTTTTGTCGACAGGCTGCCGGACGGGCATATGGGGTTCCCCGGTTGTCTGGATGTTCAAGTCACGTTCGAGATTCTCTCCGGTCCGGCGCTCTCCCTCGAAGTCGAGGCCGAAACAGACGAGGAAACCCTCTGCAATTTCGCACATCACGCCTATTTCAACCTGGGCGGTAGTGCCTCAATCGAAGGACACCGGTTGCGCATTATAGCCGATCGGTATCTGCCCGTGACCGACACGCTCATCCCGACGGGGGCTTTGGCGGCAGTGAAGGGCTCGCCGTTCGATTTCCGGAAAGACGCCGTCCTGACCGCCGAACGGCTCTCCACTGGTTACGATCATAATTACTGCCTGGCAGAGCGGCGCGTGGATCTGCGACCGGTCGCGCGGCTGTCCGCACCAGAGGGTGATGTGACCATGACGATCGAGACGACGGAGCCCGGCCTGCAGTTCTACGACGGGGCCGGCATCAATGCGGGGCCTTACCGCGCCTATGCCGGATTGGCGCTGGAGCCGCAAATCTGGCCGGACGCACCCAACCACACAGGGTTTCCGTCCGCCCTGTTGCGGCCTGGCGAAACATACCGCCAGCACACGGTCTTCTCTTTTGCTCAGAGCCATCCGCCGGAGGCATTGCCACGTTGACAATGCCATTTCACCAATTGAAGGGGCTTGGCCTGAAGGGCTCCAGTCTACGACAAGGTTGCTATAAGCAGGTTCGCCTCCGGTAAGCTGAACCCCAAGTTTGGACCACTGCAGTTTTCGAGAAAACTTCAATACGATCTAAACAAGTGGGAACAGGCATGCGTGTTCCCGATGGTCGGCCGTTTGCACATGGCCGGGTTTTTCCTGTTCGCATTGCGGTTTGGCATAGGGGCAGCGTTTGACGAAGTCACAACCCTTGGGCCGGTTTAGCAGGCTTGGTACCTCACCGGAGATCGACACATGCTTGCGGCGACGGTCCGGATCGGGCTGAGGCACGCCACGCACGAGCGCCTCCGTATAGGGATGCGCCGGGTTGTTGAAGATTTCTTCGGCGTTGCCCTGTTCGACGACGCGGCCCAGATACATGATCGCCAGGCGGTCACTGATATGCCGGACCACCGGCAGATTGTGGGTGATGATCAGATACCCAAGGTTATGTTCCGCCTGCAGGTCCGCCATCAGGTTCAGGATTTCCCCCTGAACTGATACGTCCAGCCCCGCGGTAGGTTCGTCGGCGATAATCAGTTTCGGGTTCAAGGCAAGAGCCCGGGCCACGCCTACACGCCTTGCCTGACCGCCGGATAATTCATGCGGATAGCGTGCCAAAAGCGGTTTTGGGAGTCGCACGAGATCGGCGAGCCGTTCCGCTTCCTCATCCAGGTCGACATCCGTGATGCCGTGAATCTGGAAGGGTTCCGTGATCAGCGCACGGATGGACTTGCGTGGGCTGAGCGAACCGATCGGGTCCTGGAACATCATGGCCATGTCCCGGCGCAAAGGTTTGAAGCGCCTTTCTGTCATATTACGAATTTCCCGGCCTTCGAACCGGACAGAACCGTTATAGGCTGCTGCGAGGTTCAGGATCGTCCGGCCCAATGTCGTTTTGCCGGACCCGCTCTCCCCCACCAGACCGACCGTCTCGCCGGGGCGAACGGACAGGGTCACGTCCAGTACGGCGTCGACGAAGGGGCGCTTCACACCATGAATCTTTGCTTCGATACCGCTCATGGTGCGGAAACGGACATTCAGGTCACGCACATCCAGGACCGGCGTCGCTGTGTTGGCGGAAGGGGCCGAAGATTGCACAGAGCTATATCCTGTCTGAACAGTCAGCTTATCCAGCGGCGGCAGCCAGCTCTCGTCCCGGTATGGACCGTCCAGGAGGTGACAGCGTGCCATGCCGCCTTCATGGGTATCCGCCATGGGGGGCGTTTTGTCCCGGCAGGCCGGTAATGCCTTTTGGCAACGGCTTGCGAAAATACAGCCGCGCTGTGGCAGGGCCAGGTCTGGAATGTCGCCGGGAATGACCGGCAGTTTGCTCGAGCGCTCCATAATTCGTGCGGGATCACATTCTAATAGGGCACGGGTATAGGGATGCTGCGGGTTGTAGAAGATTTCGCGCACATCCCCCGCTTCCACGACTTCACCGGCATACATGACAACCACATCGTCGCAAAGCTCCGCGATCAGGCCCAGGTTATGGGAGACCACGACGACGGTCGCTTCCAGTTCACGCTGCAATTCCTGCAACAAGTGAATGATCTGCGCTTCCATGGTGACATCCAGGGCCGTTGTCGGCTCGTCTGCCAGCAGCAGTTTCGGTCCGGTGAGCAGGGCCATGGCAATCCCGGCGCGTTGTCGCATGCCGCCGGAGAAATGGTGCGGATACTGGCGGATGCGTGCCTCCGGGTCCGGAATGCCGACTTTTTCCATCATCTCCACGGCCATCCGGAATTTTTCTGAATTGGGAAGGCCCGGGCGGCGGTAGAGGATATCCAGCATCTGACGTCCATAGGTCAGGACAGGGATCTGTGACGTCATCGGATCCTGGAAAACAACAGAGATATCCTCGCCGCGTTTGGCGCGCAGCGCCTTTTCACTGAGCTTCAACATATCCTGATCGCCAAACAGGATTTTGCCGCCGGTGACATCGGCATTGCCGGCCAGCAGGCCCAGGATCGACCAGAGGACCGTGCTTTTGCCCGACCCGCTTTCGCCGACGATGCCGACAATGCGGTTCTTGCGCACGCCGAAACTGATATCCCTCAGGGCATGGATGCGCCCGCGGTTTGTCCGGAAATCGACGCAGAGATTTCGGATGTCCAACAGATTTTCCATGATTAGCGTCCCTTCGCCATGCGCGGGTCAAAGATGTCTCGCAACGCCTCACCCAGGAAAGTGAAGCCCAGCGTGGTCAGGATCAGGGGGATGCCCCCGGCGATCACCATCCAGGGGTTGTCCCGGATAACCAGATAGCCTTCATTCAGGATCGTGCCCCAACTGGCTGTCGGTGGCAGGACGCCAAGGCCGAGGAAACTGAGCCCGGCTTCGATTGTCACCACAACCGGTACATCCATGGCCGCCAGGATCACCAGAGGCCCGATCACATTCGGCATCACGTGATGAGCCAGGATACGGGGCATGCCGGCACCAAGCGAGCGTTCTGCCAGGATGAAATCGGTATTCCTGAGGGTTAGGGTGGCCGTCCGTGCCATGCGGGCATATTGCGGGATCGACGTGATGATCACGATGGCCATGACCAGTTCCAGGCTGGGCCCTGTCAGCGCGACGGTGGCCAGGGCCAGGACGATGGTCGGGAAGGCGCGGACCGTGTCGAATAACAACAGCAGCAGGTTATCCAGCCATCGCGGTCCGTAGCCCGCCAGCATGCCGAGAACCAGGCCGACCGACAGGGCGACCGATACGCCGATTGCCGCAATCTTCAGCGCGACCTGCCCGCCAAAGAGAATACGCGAAAAGGTATCGCGGCCCAGCTGATCGGTCCCGGCCAAGTGGTCCATGGTCGGAATCGACAGTCGTGCCGGAATATCGAGGGCATTGGGGTCGTAAGGCGCCAGCCAGGGGGCGAAAATCGCGCTGGCGAAGAAGGCCAGCACCAGGATCAACCCGGTCATGCCCTGCCAGTTCCGGGTGAATTGCAACAATTTCTGTCGGCGCTCACGCGCGGCGGATTCCCGAATATATTCTTCGGAAAGATGGTCCGGCATGCCAGCGGAATCGACGCTTGGGATGCCGGTTTCTGTATTAGAGGGATTCTCGGACACGGGGATCAAACCAAGCTATCAAGAGGTCAGAAAACAGGACGATGCTGATATATAGCGAAGTCGCTACAAGCACCGCGCCCTGCACGATTGGAAAGTTCCGGGCCATGACGGCGTCGAAGATCAGCTTGCCGATGCCGGGCCGCGCAAAGATGATTTCGGCGAATACCGCGGATGAAATCAGACCGCCGAACCCCATGCCGATCAGCGTGATGGTTGGCAACACAGCAACCCTCAGCGCGTAGCCGTAAACCACCCGGCGGGGTTCCAGCCCGAAGGCATGGGCCGACCGGATGTAGTTTTCCCCCATCACTTCCAGCATGGAGGCGCGCACCATCCGCGAGACGTAACCAACCCAGCTAAGCCCGACGGCAAATGCCGGCAGGACCAGATGCGATATCTGGTCTCCCAGGTCACCGGGCTCACCGGCGCCGATTGCCGGCAGCCAGCGCAGGACCACGGCAAATATCAACAGTGACCAGATCGAGACCACAAAGGATGGAACCGCAATGGTGCCAACAGACAGAATACCGACGATGCGGTCCATTGCCGTATTGGGTTTGACGGCCGCGAGGCAGCCGATGGGAATGCCCAGCAGGATCGCCCATCCAAGACCGGTCGAAACCAGCGCAAGGGTGAAGCCGATACGTTCGCCAATGATTGTTGTGACGCTTCGGTCGGAGAACACGTCCACGCCAAGGTCGCCCATGGCGGCGTTTTTCACATAGATCAGGAACTGCATCCACACGGGCTCGTCCAGATGCATTTTCGCTGCATAGCGGGCGACAGCTTCTGGCGTGGCCCTGGGGCCCAATGCGATCGTCGCCGGATCCCCCGGTATGAGATGCAAGAGAGAAAACAGCACCAGAATGACAGCGAGAACCACTGCTAATGCCAGCCCCAATCTCTTCACTAGGTAAATAATCATTTTGACCGTTCCCTGCTTCTGTAATGCGGGCAGACCTTTGGGGGACAGCTCGGGCAGGGACAAGCCCTGCCCGGATACCCGGTCCTACGTCCTGGTGAAGCGGCGATAGTTCAACTCCCCGGAGGGGGAGGAATTCACATTGATCGAGGAGCGGTGAACAAAGGTTTCCGGCTCATGGTTGATCCAGACATAAGCACCGGTTTCTTCCATGATATCCTGCATCTTCAGATAGATCTCACGGCGCTTGGCATCGTCGGTCTCCACGATACCCTGCTGATATAGCGCATCATATTCCTCGCTCGTCCAGCGCTCCCAGTTCCAGATACCGACCTGGCTGGAAACAAACCACTGGGAGGCCTCATAGGGGTCGGGAGTCGTGCCGAAACGCATCAGCCACAGTTCCAGGTCCTGCCAGGTGTCGCCTTTGCTTTCCTGGCCCATTTCCCAGAACGGACCGCTGTCCAGTGGCATGACCTTTACCGTGATGCCGATGGCCGCGAGGTTCGCCTGGATGATCTGCGCGGCCAGCACACGTTCCTGCTGGTTTAAGGTCCGCAGGGTCAACTGCAGGCCGGAAACGCCGGCTTCTTCCAACAGAGCCCGGGCCTTGGCCGGGTCGTAGCTGTAATATTTGGTCGCGTCGCGTTGCCCGATCAGGCCGGGGCAGACGATGCCGTGTGATTTGCGCGTTGTGCCGGAATAGGCCCCGGCCAGGATCGAATCCACGTCAATGGCATGCTGGATTGCGCGGCGGACCTTTTGATCCTTCAGCTTCGGATGCTCGGTATTCATGCCCATCCACATATACTGAAGCTCGCCGCCAACGGTGATTTCCGACCCGGCGGGCATTTCCTTCTGATAACGCGCCAGCGTGTCTGAGCCGATTTTGGTGCAGTCCAGCTCACCGGCCTCGAAGGCCAGTTCGGCGGCTTTGACTTCCGTAATAACGTTGGCTTCCACCCGTTCAAAGGCCGGTTTGGGGCCGTTCCATTCCGGGTTGGCCTTAAAGGTAGCGCGCTGACCGGGCGTTTGTTCGTAGGTATAGGGGCCGCAGACCGCCGGGAACTTGTTGGTGAACTTGCCGCCGACATCCTTGACGGCCTGTGCGCAGACAATCGCACCCGGACCATGGCACAGGGTAATCATGATGAAGGGCGCAAAGGCCGTATTCAGGACAATGGTGCCGGTGCGGTCACCGGTCACTTCAACATGATCCAGGGCGGTGAAATAGCCCGACCAGTCGGATTCCTTCATCCGTTCATAGGAAAACTTGACGTCGGAGGCTTTGACCGGGCCATAACCGTTGGACCAGACAAGCCCTTCTTCAAGTTCGAAATCGATGTGGGTGGGGTCGCGCTGCTCCAGCTTTTTCACGAAATAGGTTGGCTGCCAGCCGAAGGTTTCCCCGTTTCGCGCATATTCCGCCAGGAATGGCAGACACTGTTTCTGGGCTTCGATCTCGGTTGCGCCGGTCATATAGCCGGGATCGAGAATTTCATTGTCGCTATCAAGGCGCAGCTTGAGCACGTTGCCGTCCGCATAGGCGAATTTCGGCAGTCCTGGCAGCAGGCTGTAGGCGCCAATCGCGGCGGTCGAGGCCAAAAAGGCGCGCCGGGATGTGGTTAAACTCTTCATTTCTCTCTCCTGTTTGGTATTTTTTGGTTGTTCCGAAATCTTGGCGTCACTTGCATTTCCCCCTTCAAGTGCACCACGAACCCCGGGGGTGAGGTTTGTCTGTTAAACCAGGTTGCGTGGGATGCGTTTGTCCCATTCCCGGCTGTAGACCAACTCGTCGCCCTCCCATGCCTTCAACGATGCTTCGATGATGAAGTCGTCCTTGTCGGAGGTCAGGCGGGTGGCAGTCTCGCTACGCATGGACCAGTCGTCGCGCTTGAAGCCACATTCCCAGAAGACCTCGCCTTCCGCGGAGGACTGGTCGTCCGGATGAATGCGGTAGCGTTCGTATCCCTGGTTTTTCACCGTGAGGTCGTTCGAGACGATTTTGTACAGACCGGCACCGTCAGCCAGACGCATCTCCACAGCACCTGTTTCAGCGTCATTGACGATTTCCCAATAGCAGTCGGGCTCTTCGATCTGTTCGGTTTCCAGCGCTGTCGCCGCTTCGGCGAGCAGGAAGTCTGCAAGGGTGTTATCCGCCGCAACCGGTTCCCGCAGGGGCAACTCCAAGGTGCTGCCGTCGGTGTGCAGTGTCATGGTTACCGGCTCCGGTGCTGGCCAGATCATTGGGAAATAACTGGTTGAAATCGCAAGTCGTATGCGATGTCCGGCGGCGAATTGTTGCGCCACATGCTTCATTGGCACGGTGACGGTATAGACTTTGCCCGGCTCCAAGGGCTCGGGATGTTCATGACTGTTCCGGTGGGTCAGGTTCAGAACGCCATAGGAAACCCGTGTGGATCGCCCATTCGGGTCAACATCAACGATACGTGCGGCAACCTGAGCCATTGGGCGATCCACAGACAGTTTCAGGGTCAGATTGGCATCGCCGGCCATCTCCAGCGGCGTCTCCAGTGGTGCCGTCTCAAAACACAGGCTTCCAGCGTCGTCCCCACGCTGATCAATCGGGGCATCACCCGGCTTGGCATAGCCGCACCATTTGCCGGAGGCCATGCCGACATCCAGCGGAGACTGATGTGTCAGTGCGCCGCATTGCGACGGCTTGTCGCGCCCCAATATGCCGTCCGCGCCAAGATGGAAGGATGTGCGGTCGATATTCGGCGACGGCCAGCTTGGTTCCGCGACCCAGCGGCCCTCGCGGCTTTCGTGCCAGCCTTTGGGCGCCACGCTTTTCTGCATGAACAGGCGCAGCGTCGGTTCATCCATAATGCCGGTCTCTTTGCCTTTCAGCCAATGATCCCACCAGCGCAGTTCCTCTTTCAGGAAGCCGATCGCCGGGCCCGGTTCGCCGATATGCGGGTATTTATGCGCCCACGGACCGATCAGGCCCTTTTTGGGGCCTTTCAGGTTTTCCATCAGCCTGAAGACACTGCGGCAATAACCGTCCGCCCAACCGGAGACTGCATATACGGGAATCTGGATAGCGTTCCAGTCTTCGCAGACGGAACCGTGTTTCCAGAACCTGTCGCGTGTCTGGTGTTCCAGCCAGTTTTTCAGCCAAAGGCCGCTGCCTTCGAGGCGTTCCATCCACAGGTCTCGCCATCGGTCCCCTACATTGCGGGGGTCGGGTGGCAGGGTATTGCGGCCAAACATGATCGACGCCCAGGAGAGCTGCTCACCCAGAAGGCAGCCTCCCATATAGTGGACGTCGTCGGCATAGCGATCGTCTGTCGAGCACAAGGTGATGATCGTTTTCAAGGCTGGCGGTTGCATGGCAGCGATTTGCAAACCGTTGAAACCACCCCAGGAAATGCCGATCATGCCGACATTGCCGTCGCACCATTGTTGGTCGGCAATCCACTGAATGGCGTCAAAGCCGTCCTGAAGTTCCTGCGCCAGATATTCGTCTTTCATCAGGCCTTCGGAATCACCGGCCCCGCGCAGGTCAAGGCGGACAACCGCATAACCATGGCCCGCCAGATAGGGCTGCATGGATGCGTCGCGGCCTGCGGTATAGTCATTCTTTCGATAGGGTAGGTATTCCAGAATGGCGGGCACCGGCTTATCTCCGGCGTCTTCCGGCATCCATACCCGCGCAGCCAGGATGCAGCCATCCGGCATCGGTACTTCCATATGTTCTGTTTCTTTTATCGCGCAGGGAAAGGACGACACGTATTTCATGGACGACTCCACTCAGAGAAAACGGAATTGGATGGCTGTGCATCAACAGCAGCCATTGTCGCGCCAGATCGCGTCTTATTACAATTGCGCGACATTTCGCGACTTGACACGATAAGCGCTTCAGTATGCTTTATTTGTTGGATCACAGATGAGCAGTCCTGGGGAGAGGATCAACAGATGTCAGGGGAATTTGCCGCCAACCTGTCGTTGTTGTGCAGTTACCATCCGTCAATTGCGGAAGTATGCCGGAAGCTGTCATTCAACCGCCAGCAGTTTAACAAATACCTGAGCGGCAGGTCGCGGCCGTCGCGCAGCAATATGCGGCGTATCTGCGATTTCTTCGGTGTGACGGAAGCGGAAATCCTACTTGAACCGGCCCAGTTTGAAAACATGATTGCGGTCAAACGCCGCCCGGTGGCGGAGAGCGCGCTCAGCAAGCCGATGCGGCATTTGGAGACCCTGTACCAAACCAGCCAAAGCCTGGAGCGGTATGTTGGATATTATTACCGCTATTTCTATTCCTTCGGGAATGCAGGCAAGATCATCAAGTCCCTTGCTACGATTTACGAGGAAAACGGAAAATATTTCTGGAAAAATATCGAGCTGATACGCACATCGTCTTCGGGGAAAACGACTGCCTTGAACAAATATGATGGGGCGGTTTTCTTCCTGGCGGACCGCATTTACATCGTGGAATACGAAACCCTGCAAAAGAACTCCCTGACACAGGTTACGCTTTATCCCTGTTATCGCAGCAGAGTAGACGTTCTGGCTGGGATCCAGACCGGCGGCCCGGTCCGGCGCGGTCGGCGGCCCGGCGCATCGAAAGTAGTACTCGAATATTTGGGGCGCGATGTTGATGTTCGTAAGGCGTTGCGCGGTTCTGGACTGTTTGAGGCGGATTCACCCGGGCTCTCTCCGTCCATTCTTGAGATGATCAACAACATCATTCCTGAAGGCAGTTATGTTCTGGATGTAGATGAACCTTAGCTCGCTCTCTCTTCCATTATCAG
The Aestuariispira ectoiniformans genome window above contains:
- a CDS encoding CocE/NonD family hydrolase is translated as MEVPMPDGCILAARVWMPEDAGDKPVPAILEYLPYRKNDYTAGRDASMQPYLAGHGYAVVRLDLRGAGDSEGLMKDEYLAQELQDGFDAIQWIADQQWCDGNVGMIGISWGGFNGLQIAAMQPPALKTIITLCSTDDRYADDVHYMGGCLLGEQLSWASIMFGRNTLPPDPRNVGDRWRDLWMERLEGSGLWLKNWLEHQTRDRFWKHGSVCEDWNAIQIPVYAVSGWADGYCRSVFRLMENLKGPKKGLIGPWAHKYPHIGEPGPAIGFLKEELRWWDHWLKGKETGIMDEPTLRLFMQKSVAPKGWHESREGRWVAEPSWPSPNIDRTSFHLGADGILGRDKPSQCGALTHQSPLDVGMASGKWCGYAKPGDAPIDQRGDDAGSLCFETAPLETPLEMAGDANLTLKLSVDRPMAQVAARIVDVDPNGRSTRVSYGVLNLTHRNSHEHPEPLEPGKVYTVTVPMKHVAQQFAAGHRIRLAISTSYFPMIWPAPEPVTMTLHTDGSTLELPLREPVAADNTLADFLLAEAATALETEQIEEPDCYWEIVNDAETGAVEMRLADGAGLYKIVSNDLTVKNQGYERYRIHPDDQSSAEGEVFWECGFKRDDWSMRSETATRLTSDKDDFIIEASLKAWEGDELVYSREWDKRIPRNLV
- a CDS encoding ABC transporter substrate-binding protein — protein: MKSLTTSRRAFLASTAAIGAYSLLPGLPKFAYADGNVLKLRLDSDNEILDPGYMTGATEIEAQKQCLPFLAEYARNGETFGWQPTYFVKKLEQRDPTHIDFELEEGLVWSNGYGPVKASDVKFSYERMKESDWSGYFTALDHVEVTGDRTGTIVLNTAFAPFIMITLCHGPGAIVCAQAVKDVGGKFTNKFPAVCGPYTYEQTPGQRATFKANPEWNGPKPAFERVEANVITEVKAAELAFEAGELDCTKIGSDTLARYQKEMPAGSEITVGGELQYMWMGMNTEHPKLKDQKVRRAIQHAIDVDSILAGAYSGTTRKSHGIVCPGLIGQRDATKYYSYDPAKARALLEEAGVSGLQLTLRTLNQQERVLAAQIIQANLAAIGITVKVMPLDSGPFWEMGQESKGDTWQDLELWLMRFGTTPDPYEASQWFVSSQVGIWNWERWTSEEYDALYQQGIVETDDAKRREIYLKMQDIMEETGAYVWINHEPETFVHRSSINVNSSPSGELNYRRFTRT
- a CDS encoding helix-turn-helix domain-containing protein, giving the protein MSGEFAANLSLLCSYHPSIAEVCRKLSFNRQQFNKYLSGRSRPSRSNMRRICDFFGVTEAEILLEPAQFENMIAVKRRPVAESALSKPMRHLETLYQTSQSLERYVGYYYRYFYSFGNAGKIIKSLATIYEENGKYFWKNIELIRTSSSGKTTALNKYDGAVFFLADRIYIVEYETLQKNSLTQVTLYPCYRSRVDVLAGIQTGGPVRRGRRPGASKVVLEYLGRDVDVRKALRGSGLFEADSPGLSPSILEMINNIIPEGSYVLDVDEP